From a single Gimesia fumaroli genomic region:
- a CDS encoding glycoside hydrolase family protein, with the protein MFPKVLTHFNPYSNNPIFQAEGPGHWDVKIRERGWILKEGDFFHLWFTGYDGSRSGLKMLGYAWSCDGIHWTRSPCNPIYKKHWVEDMMVLKHEDIYHMFAEGRNDIAQHLISSDAVSWKRVGSLDVRLANGTPIPEGPYGTPVVWFENDQWYLFYERRDAGIWLASSPDMKVWTNINNDQPVMKPGPQPYDQKMIAMNQIIKYQGTYYMIFHGTNAAQKPSLWTTNLAASKDLLHWTKYPGNPLTKPEANQSSGMLIPDGKRFRLYTMHNQVDLNLPQDP; encoded by the coding sequence GTGTTTCCTAAAGTCTTGACGCATTTTAATCCCTATTCTAATAACCCCATTTTTCAGGCAGAAGGCCCGGGGCACTGGGATGTAAAAATACGTGAACGCGGATGGATTCTCAAGGAAGGCGATTTCTTCCACCTTTGGTTCACCGGCTATGATGGGAGCAGGTCTGGCTTGAAAATGCTCGGATATGCCTGGTCTTGTGATGGGATCCATTGGACCCGATCCCCTTGCAATCCGATCTATAAGAAACATTGGGTGGAAGACATGATGGTCCTCAAACATGAGGATATCTATCACATGTTTGCCGAAGGGAGAAATGACATCGCCCAGCATCTGATTTCCAGTGATGCGGTGAGCTGGAAGCGTGTTGGTTCTCTGGACGTACGTCTGGCAAATGGGACTCCCATCCCTGAAGGCCCCTATGGTACCCCTGTTGTCTGGTTTGAAAATGATCAATGGTATCTCTTCTATGAACGGCGCGATGCCGGTATCTGGCTGGCGAGTTCACCGGATATGAAAGTCTGGACAAATATAAACAACGACCAGCCAGTCATGAAGCCTGGCCCCCAGCCTTATGACCAGAAGATGATTGCCATGAACCAGATCATAAAGTATCAGGGAACGTATTACATGATTTTTCATGGCACGAATGCAGCCCAAAAGCCCTCTTTATGGACAACAAATCTTGCAGCATCCAAAGATCTGCTGCATTGGACAAAATATCCCGGGAATCCTCTGACAAAACCTGAAGCGAATCAATCCAGCGGGATGTTAATCCCGGACGGGAAACGCTTTCGCCTTTATACAATGCACAATCAAGTCGATCTAAATTTACCTCAGGATCCCTGA